In Mercurialis annua linkage group LG6, ddMerAnnu1.2, whole genome shotgun sequence, the following are encoded in one genomic region:
- the LOC126687420 gene encoding uncharacterized protein LOC126687420, translated as MDSIKPRCCCSSSSSPSPRFSTARSKEEEPADCYYKAAEFCCSGCLFCVSCPLCVVWCCVKLPCKIGWKAAKKFGDWICCGSEKKVFASYSSFSDIDSDSLPDKLGQLDASSGKTRVMLNSSGKTSRRFQCGR; from the coding sequence ATGGATTCAATAAAGCCGCGTTGTTGTTGTTCTTCGTCTTCCTCTCCGTCTCCAAGATTTTCTACTGCTCGCTCTAAGGAGGAGGAACCAGCGGATTGTTACTATAAGGCTGCGGAATTTTGTTGCAGCGGTTGTTTATTCTGTGTTTCGTGTCCGCTCTGTGTTGTTTGGTGCTGTGTTAAGCTGCCCTGCAAGATTGGGTGGAAGGCTGCGAAGAAATTTGGGGATTGGATCTGTTGCGGATCGGAGAAGAAAGTTTTTGCGTCTTATTCGTCGTTTTCGGATATTGATTCGGATAGTTTGCCGGATAAGTTAGGTCAATTGGATGCAAGTTCTGGAAAAACTAGGGTTATGCTCAATAGTTCTGGAAAAACTAGTAGAAGGTTTCAATGTGGAAGGTGA